Proteins co-encoded in one Kutzneria chonburiensis genomic window:
- a CDS encoding histidinol-phosphate transaminase, producing MRGPQPRPELHSLAAHAAGRAGGAPTAELKHLLAANENPYDPLPGVLDAAVAAAGQFNRYPDIGCERLIDALAHRFDLPPARFAAGAGSVSVIQSLVQAMTAPGDEVIHAWRSFEAYPIITKAVCGATAVGVPLTDDGHHDLTAMADRITERTRLIFICTPNNPTGTTVRRDELAEFLGRVPENVLVVLDEAYAEFVRDEDTPDGITLCREYANVAVVRTFSKAYGLAGLRIGYAVAPESVAAALRMTAPYGVSQIGQEAAIASLAAEREVMHRVDAVITERRRMEDVLAEQGWPVTRSQANFVWLPIGDRGGDFAAACGRAGIAVRVLGTDGVRVTVGSPEANDLFLATAAEARLG from the coding sequence ATGCGAGGACCACAGCCGCGTCCGGAACTGCATTCCCTAGCCGCGCACGCGGCCGGCCGAGCGGGCGGTGCGCCGACCGCGGAACTCAAACACCTGCTGGCGGCGAACGAGAATCCGTACGATCCGCTGCCCGGTGTCCTTGACGCGGCCGTCGCCGCCGCCGGGCAGTTCAACCGCTACCCCGATATCGGCTGCGAACGACTGATCGACGCGCTGGCCCACCGTTTCGACCTGCCGCCCGCCCGATTCGCGGCCGGCGCCGGGTCGGTGAGCGTCATCCAGTCGCTCGTCCAGGCCATGACCGCGCCGGGGGACGAGGTGATCCACGCCTGGCGGTCGTTCGAGGCCTACCCCATCATCACGAAAGCCGTCTGTGGCGCGACCGCGGTCGGGGTCCCGCTGACCGACGACGGGCACCACGACCTCACCGCCATGGCCGACCGGATCACCGAACGGACCCGGCTGATCTTCATCTGCACCCCCAACAACCCCACCGGCACGACGGTGCGCCGTGACGAGCTGGCGGAGTTTCTCGGCCGTGTTCCGGAGAACGTGCTCGTCGTGCTGGACGAGGCCTACGCCGAATTCGTGCGGGACGAGGACACGCCGGACGGCATCACCCTGTGCCGCGAATACGCCAATGTCGCCGTGGTGCGGACGTTCTCCAAGGCGTATGGCCTGGCCGGCTTGAGGATCGGGTATGCCGTCGCCCCGGAATCCGTCGCCGCGGCGCTGCGCATGACGGCGCCCTACGGGGTCAGCCAGATCGGGCAGGAGGCGGCCATCGCTTCGCTGGCCGCCGAACGTGAGGTCATGCACCGGGTCGACGCGGTCATCACCGAGCGCCGCCGGATGGAGGACGTCCTGGCCGAACAGGGCTGGCCGGTCACCCGCTCCCAGGCGAACTTCGTCTGGCTCCCCATCGGCGACCGCGGCGGTGACTTCGCCGCTGCCTGCGGTCGGGCCGGCATCGCGGTGCGGGTGCTCGGCACTGACGGAGTCCGGGTCACCGTCGGCTCTCCGGAAGCCAATGACCTGTTCCTGGCCACGGCGGCCGAAGCTCGACTGGGATGA
- a CDS encoding NAD(P)-dependent oxidoreductase, producing MRVVVAGVTTGLGGRLASYLLADGNTPVGLVLRAGDAERMRAARIEPFLLDTNGSDLDVQLKRAVRGADAVVLAAGTGTGPGSLGAAASAPTAQLCDAAEDCGVRRFVMVSTHLPTARDRDELGDELDAYLAEKRSAEQVVRGRNLDWCVLRPGMLTDDPPLGTVRARPDGVPTVGDELSRGDCAHAIRAVLAQGIKGVWQATAGPTPIEHAFR from the coding sequence ATGCGGGTTGTCGTTGCTGGGGTGACCACCGGTCTCGGCGGCCGGCTCGCGTCCTACCTGCTGGCCGACGGGAACACACCGGTCGGACTGGTCCTGCGAGCCGGCGACGCGGAGCGCATGCGTGCCGCCCGCATCGAGCCGTTCCTGCTTGACACCAACGGATCCGACCTCGACGTGCAGCTGAAACGGGCCGTCCGCGGCGCGGACGCCGTGGTGCTGGCGGCGGGCACCGGCACCGGCCCGGGCTCGCTCGGCGCGGCGGCGTCCGCGCCGACGGCCCAGTTGTGCGACGCGGCCGAGGACTGCGGCGTCCGCCGGTTCGTCATGGTGAGCACCCACCTGCCCACCGCACGGGACCGCGATGAACTCGGCGACGAACTGGACGCCTACCTGGCCGAGAAGCGGTCCGCCGAACAGGTGGTGCGTGGGCGAAACCTGGACTGGTGCGTATTGCGCCCGGGCATGCTGACCGACGATCCCCCGCTGGGGACCGTGCGGGCCCGCCCCGACGGCGTGCCGACCGTCGGTGACGAGCTCTCCCGCGGCGACTGCGCCCACGCGATCCGTGCCGTGTTGGCGCAGGGAATCAAAGGCGTCTGGCAGGCGACGGCCGGACCGACGCCGATCGAGCACGCATTCCGGTGA
- a CDS encoding cytochrome P450 family protein, whose translation MVTVDLSAYGPEFFTDPYPHYARLREAGPVHEIVLADGDRFWLIVGYDEARAALADPRLAKCLDPPSEDERHVLITDPPDHTRLRRLVSREFTARRVEALRPRVQEITDGLLDEMTAGGRRADLVAALASPLPITVLCELLGVPFADREDFRDWTERVLVPAEPDTIAWWKSRGFAQAGLALTDYLKNLIEDKRRATPTGDLISSLLRTNAEDNDRLSVPELRSMVFILIIAGHETTANLISNGVRTLLTHPAQLAALRADPEGLIDQAVEEMLRHDGPVETSTKRFTTETIGYGDTKIPPGETVLVSIAAAGRDPAQFERPDTFDLHRGTRGGHVAFGHGIHFCLGAGLARLQSRVAILSLLRRCPELALDIDPAGLDWLPGIRVRGVRSLPVRW comes from the coding sequence ATGGTGACCGTCGACCTGAGCGCGTACGGGCCCGAGTTCTTCACCGACCCGTACCCCCACTACGCCCGGCTGCGCGAGGCCGGGCCGGTGCACGAGATCGTGCTGGCCGACGGCGACCGGTTCTGGCTGATCGTCGGCTACGACGAGGCCAGGGCGGCGCTGGCCGATCCCCGGCTGGCCAAGTGCCTCGACCCGCCCAGCGAGGACGAGCGGCACGTCCTGATCACCGATCCGCCGGACCACACGCGGCTGAGACGGCTGGTCTCGCGGGAGTTCACCGCGCGCCGGGTGGAGGCGCTGCGCCCGCGCGTCCAGGAGATCACCGACGGTCTGCTCGACGAGATGACGGCCGGTGGGCGAAGAGCGGACCTGGTCGCGGCGCTGGCGTCGCCGCTGCCGATCACCGTGCTCTGCGAGCTGCTCGGGGTCCCGTTCGCCGACCGGGAGGACTTCCGCGACTGGACGGAGCGGGTGCTGGTGCCGGCCGAGCCGGACACCATCGCCTGGTGGAAGAGCCGTGGGTTCGCGCAGGCCGGGCTGGCCCTGACCGACTACCTGAAGAACCTGATCGAGGACAAGCGCCGGGCCACGCCCACCGGGGACCTGATCTCCTCGCTGTTGCGGACGAACGCGGAGGACAACGACCGGCTGTCGGTCCCCGAGCTGCGCTCGATGGTGTTCATCCTGATCATCGCCGGCCACGAGACCACGGCCAACCTGATCTCCAACGGGGTGCGCACGCTCCTGACGCATCCGGCACAGCTGGCGGCGCTGCGGGCCGACCCCGAGGGCCTGATCGACCAGGCGGTCGAGGAGATGCTGCGCCACGACGGCCCGGTGGAGACGTCGACCAAGCGGTTCACCACCGAGACCATCGGCTACGGCGACACGAAGATCCCGCCGGGGGAGACGGTTCTGGTCAGCATCGCGGCGGCGGGGCGCGACCCGGCCCAGTTCGAGCGACCCGACACGTTCGACCTCCACCGCGGCACCCGCGGCGGCCACGTCGCCTTCGGCCACGGCATCCACTTCTGTCTCGGCGCCGGGTTGGCGCGGCTGCAAAGCCGGGTCGCGATCCTGAGCCTGCTGCGCCGCTGTCCCGAGCTGGCGCTAGACATCGATCCGGCCGGTCTCGACTGGCTGCCGGGCATCAGGGTCCGAGGCGTGCGCAGCCTGCCGGTGCGCTGGTGA
- a CDS encoding alpha/beta fold hydrolase codes for MTTPLRRVAGGSENATMADGSAAEQVRHFSYQGYEFACRILECPAPVTEPIVVLCAAFQNIRSYHRYDEYWQDSATIVCMEPPGSYSPDPVPRTVGYEFDADALAYLLDELELPRVNLLGVSLGTAPTHRFAQQHPDRIARLILTGAAWSETMRPRFAELEHWLTLGRADEFARKLVELCVNGDPARTVHNRAAVQRALLEHLSTATEAEMVRYLAVAQRLVDHPAAQPGRISGMRALCVTGEHDDLTPPDLVRAMAADIDGAAFTTIRDTCHVSFLERNVDWADLVLRFFTDQPLTGLDYLTAVEYPAETASSLW; via the coding sequence ATGACCACCCCACTGCGCCGGGTCGCCGGCGGATCGGAGAACGCAACCATGGCCGACGGCTCCGCGGCCGAACAGGTCAGGCACTTCTCGTACCAGGGCTACGAGTTCGCCTGCCGGATCCTCGAGTGCCCGGCACCGGTCACCGAGCCGATCGTCGTCCTGTGCGCGGCGTTCCAGAACATCCGCAGCTACCACCGCTACGACGAGTACTGGCAGGACTCGGCCACCATCGTCTGCATGGAGCCGCCGGGCTCGTACTCGCCCGATCCGGTGCCGCGGACCGTCGGCTACGAGTTCGACGCCGACGCACTGGCCTACCTGCTCGACGAGCTGGAGCTACCCCGCGTCAACCTGCTCGGCGTCAGCCTCGGCACCGCGCCGACGCACCGGTTCGCCCAGCAGCACCCGGATCGGATCGCGCGGTTGATCCTCACCGGCGCGGCGTGGAGCGAGACCATGCGGCCCAGGTTCGCCGAACTGGAACACTGGCTGACCCTTGGCCGGGCCGACGAATTCGCGCGCAAGCTGGTGGAACTGTGCGTGAACGGCGACCCGGCCCGGACCGTGCACAACCGGGCGGCCGTCCAGCGGGCCCTGCTCGAACACCTGAGCACGGCGACCGAGGCGGAAATGGTGCGGTACCTCGCCGTCGCCCAGCGGTTGGTCGACCATCCGGCGGCGCAACCGGGACGGATCTCCGGGATGCGCGCCCTGTGCGTGACCGGGGAGCACGACGACCTCACGCCCCCTGACCTGGTGCGGGCCATGGCCGCGGACATCGATGGCGCGGCGTTCACGACCATTCGCGACACCTGCCACGTCTCCTTCCTCGAACGCAATGTCGACTGGGCCGACCTGGTGCTGCGGTTCTTCACCGACCAGCCGCTGACCGGCCTCGACTACCTCACCGCCGTGGAATATCCGGCCGAGACGGCGTCCTCGTTATGGTGA
- a CDS encoding MFS transporter: protein MSQPMGGVKDLLKVPGLPQLFLWSMLGRLNVSALPVALALMLVRWSNSYVIVGLVGCALTLGQGAAAPLRGRAADRGSTGRLLMITGIGYATGLGVIVALAATVPASGWPVVVAVALVTGLSAVPVSQISRAVWPKIVGAELTPALYTAEATASEVITTTGPLLAAAVIAVAGPFWAVGVTGLLALVSALVFAAALSRVGLGGEPLPQHGKRVARRSLLAEGPFVRVVAIALLVTAAIFAVNLSVVAWTQNMGRPALAGVLTAGWTLGSLAGGFALSTFARGMPRTPRVAGMAVGIAALAVVLPPILDTVPLWLVIVVLFLGGTAIAPTLAATYEQIAEASPQDRRAEAFGWMAMATTGGGALSMVLSGVLLDSFGPALPVAAGAALVVVALVLTAFGRTPRIPSTDTVEEATA, encoded by the coding sequence GTGTCTCAACCGATGGGTGGCGTCAAGGACCTGCTGAAGGTTCCCGGTCTGCCCCAACTGTTCCTGTGGTCGATGCTGGGCCGGCTCAACGTGTCGGCGCTGCCGGTCGCGCTGGCGCTGATGCTGGTGCGCTGGAGCAACTCGTACGTCATCGTCGGCCTGGTCGGCTGTGCGCTGACGCTGGGACAGGGCGCGGCCGCGCCGCTGCGAGGACGGGCGGCGGACCGCGGCTCGACGGGCCGGCTGTTGATGATCACGGGTATCGGGTACGCGACCGGGCTGGGCGTGATAGTGGCGCTCGCGGCGACGGTGCCCGCGTCCGGGTGGCCGGTGGTCGTGGCCGTCGCACTGGTGACCGGGCTCAGTGCCGTGCCGGTGTCACAGATCAGCCGGGCGGTATGGCCGAAGATCGTCGGCGCTGAGCTGACCCCCGCGCTCTACACGGCTGAGGCGACGGCGTCGGAGGTGATCACCACCACCGGGCCGCTGCTCGCCGCCGCGGTCATCGCGGTTGCCGGGCCGTTCTGGGCCGTCGGTGTCACGGGCCTGCTGGCCCTGGTCTCGGCCCTCGTCTTCGCCGCCGCGCTCAGCCGCGTCGGCCTCGGCGGCGAACCGCTGCCGCAGCACGGAAAGCGCGTCGCCCGGCGGTCACTGCTGGCCGAGGGGCCGTTCGTCCGCGTCGTCGCCATCGCGTTGCTGGTCACGGCGGCGATCTTCGCCGTGAACCTGTCGGTGGTGGCCTGGACGCAGAACATGGGCCGTCCCGCACTGGCCGGGGTGCTGACCGCCGGCTGGACGCTCGGATCGCTGGCCGGCGGGTTCGCGCTGAGCACCTTTGCCCGGGGAATGCCCCGGACGCCGCGGGTCGCCGGGATGGCCGTCGGGATTGCCGCGCTCGCCGTCGTGCTCCCGCCAATTCTGGATACGGTGCCGCTCTGGCTGGTCATCGTGGTGCTGTTCCTCGGCGGGACGGCCATCGCACCGACGCTGGCGGCCACCTACGAGCAGATCGCCGAGGCGTCCCCGCAGGACCGCAGGGCCGAGGCGTTCGGCTGGATGGCCATGGCCACCACGGGCGGCGGCGCGCTCAGCATGGTGCTGAGCGGAGTACTGCTCGACTCCTTCGGGCCCGCGCTGCCCGTCGCCGCCGGTGCGGCGCTCGTCGTCGTCGCACTGGTGCTGACCGCATTCGGCCGCACACCGCGCATCCCGTCGACCGACACCGTCGAAGAAGCCACCGCATGA
- a CDS encoding ATP-binding protein → MPEAAEPGAGDTWSSLSGSAGDVVQARDISGGVHFHQAGQRAAQVPRQLPVDVRGFVNRVVELERLDGWLSDDGDMATVAVIAGTAGVGKTALAVRWAHRAKDRFPDGQLYVNLRGYDPGTPLTADDALGHCLRGLDVPVDRIPVDVQAKAGLYRSLVADKRILVVLDNAATVGQVRPLLPGTAGCLVLVTSRSRLPGLMAREGARRIAVEMLSDTESVALLREVTADYRAADDAGELAELARLCARLPLALRVAAERAASRPGMPLGELIQDLRDESSLWDALSTEDDDEADAVRAVFAWSYRALSPDAARAFRLLGLHPGAEFSRDAAAALTGTAVRQVRRLLDTLVGAHLLEDMGSGRYQFHDLMRAYAADQAHQDEPPGEQRAALDRVLQWYLRTSAAAVDAIRGGGRAIPLPLDSFSDEIPQMTFTDHRDAAQWYERERANLMTAVRTAAASGLDRAAWQIPAVLMEISGMRDPLGDWLEIDLIALDAARRCGDRRGEAVIHWNLGVRHRLGKHSMRAVEHYEAARDLFDGLGDRLGVANALNGLAITHMRDWRLQEARAEYERGLAIAREEEAPLLAAILLGNLGCVQRDLGHLAEAERHLQQAIAEYRELGEDTEEAFSLSYVAEVLIEQGKPAQARDSLHRALAHAEAHDNTLLEGLVLLQQGRLELAEGSPESALTSSHSAAVLLRQFGYDGTEAEALHVTGVAYRQLGRLDDAANFFRRSAEIQRRLGDRWQLAVALDSLATTLSLLGKPDQARLAWLEARSLVADVDGARAAQFRTRLDHRL, encoded by the coding sequence ATGCCCGAGGCAGCTGAGCCCGGCGCGGGGGACACCTGGTCGAGTCTGTCGGGGTCGGCCGGCGATGTGGTGCAGGCGCGGGATATCAGCGGTGGGGTTCACTTCCACCAGGCCGGTCAGCGCGCCGCCCAGGTGCCACGGCAGCTGCCGGTGGACGTGCGGGGGTTCGTCAACCGGGTCGTCGAGCTGGAGCGGCTGGACGGTTGGCTGTCGGACGATGGCGACATGGCCACGGTCGCGGTGATCGCCGGCACAGCCGGGGTGGGCAAGACGGCGTTGGCGGTCCGCTGGGCACATCGGGCCAAGGACCGGTTTCCCGATGGACAGCTGTACGTGAACCTGCGTGGCTACGACCCCGGCACGCCGCTGACCGCGGATGACGCGCTCGGCCATTGCCTGCGGGGGCTGGACGTGCCGGTCGACCGGATTCCGGTCGACGTCCAAGCCAAGGCGGGCCTGTATCGCTCGCTGGTCGCGGACAAGCGGATCCTGGTCGTCCTGGACAATGCCGCGACCGTCGGACAGGTCCGGCCGCTGCTGCCGGGCACGGCGGGCTGCCTGGTCCTGGTCACCAGCCGTAGCCGCCTGCCGGGCCTGATGGCGCGCGAGGGTGCGCGACGGATCGCCGTGGAGATGTTGTCCGACACGGAGTCCGTGGCACTGCTGCGCGAGGTCACCGCCGACTACCGTGCGGCGGACGACGCCGGCGAGCTGGCCGAGCTGGCCCGGCTGTGCGCGCGGCTGCCGCTGGCGCTGCGTGTCGCCGCTGAGCGGGCCGCCAGCCGGCCGGGGATGCCGTTGGGCGAGTTGATCCAGGATCTGCGCGACGAGTCCTCCCTGTGGGACGCACTGTCCACTGAGGACGATGACGAGGCCGACGCCGTCCGTGCCGTGTTCGCCTGGTCCTACCGGGCTCTGTCGCCGGATGCCGCACGAGCCTTCCGGTTACTGGGCCTGCACCCTGGCGCCGAGTTCAGCCGCGACGCGGCGGCCGCGCTGACCGGGACCGCCGTGCGCCAGGTCCGGCGTCTGCTTGACACGCTGGTCGGGGCGCATCTGTTGGAGGACATGGGATCGGGCCGCTACCAGTTCCACGACCTGATGCGCGCCTACGCCGCTGACCAGGCGCACCAGGACGAGCCGCCGGGCGAGCAGCGCGCCGCCCTTGACCGCGTGCTTCAGTGGTACCTGCGCACCTCGGCCGCCGCCGTTGACGCCATCAGAGGTGGGGGACGGGCAATCCCCCTTCCACTGGACTCTTTCAGCGACGAGATCCCGCAGATGACCTTCACGGATCACCGCGATGCGGCGCAGTGGTACGAGCGGGAACGCGCGAACCTCATGACCGCCGTCCGAACGGCCGCGGCCTCCGGCCTTGATCGAGCCGCTTGGCAGATTCCCGCGGTGTTGATGGAAATCAGCGGCATGCGCGATCCGCTGGGCGACTGGTTGGAGATCGACCTCATTGCCCTCGACGCCGCCCGACGCTGCGGCGATCGCCGGGGTGAGGCGGTCATCCACTGGAATCTCGGCGTGCGACACCGGCTGGGCAAACACTCGATGCGGGCCGTCGAACACTATGAGGCCGCACGGGACCTCTTCGACGGCTTGGGGGACCGGCTTGGTGTCGCGAACGCGCTGAATGGCCTTGCGATCACGCATATGCGCGATTGGCGGCTCCAGGAGGCGCGGGCCGAATACGAGCGAGGACTGGCCATCGCGCGCGAGGAGGAAGCCCCGCTCCTCGCCGCTATCCTGCTCGGCAACCTCGGCTGCGTTCAGCGGGACCTCGGCCACCTGGCCGAAGCCGAACGTCACCTCCAGCAGGCCATCGCCGAGTACCGAGAACTCGGTGAGGACACCGAGGAGGCCTTCTCCCTGTCCTACGTGGCGGAAGTCCTGATCGAGCAGGGCAAGCCGGCCCAAGCCCGCGACTCGCTCCACCGTGCCCTGGCCCACGCCGAAGCCCACGACAACACCTTGCTGGAGGGGCTCGTGCTCCTCCAGCAAGGCCGGTTGGAACTGGCAGAGGGGTCACCGGAGAGCGCACTGACCTCCAGCCATAGCGCCGCAGTCCTGTTGCGCCAGTTCGGCTATGACGGCACTGAGGCAGAGGCGTTGCACGTCACCGGGGTGGCGTACCGACAGCTGGGACGCCTGGACGACGCCGCCAACTTCTTCCGGCGGTCCGCGGAAATCCAGCGCCGGTTGGGCGACCGGTGGCAGCTGGCGGTGGCGCTCGACAGCCTCGCGACAACGCTGAGCCTGCTGGGCAAACCCGACCAGGCGCGGCTGGCTTGGCTGGAGGCCCGATCCCTGGTCGCCGACGTCGACGGGGCACGGGCAGCCCAGTTCCGCACCCGCCTGGATCACCGGTTGTGA
- a CDS encoding DUF4342 domain-containing protein has product MSESKPESTRTAVDSVVDAVRGLVSEGINRRVVVRDSRDDVVLEVPVALGLVAGLIAPVATAVGAGVALVGKCDIKLEDRRKAGTTVDTEQA; this is encoded by the coding sequence ATGAGCGAGTCCAAGCCCGAGTCCACCCGCACCGCCGTCGACTCGGTGGTCGACGCCGTTCGCGGGCTGGTCAGCGAGGGCATCAACCGTCGCGTCGTGGTACGTGACAGCCGGGACGACGTCGTGCTGGAGGTGCCCGTCGCCCTCGGCCTGGTCGCCGGTCTGATCGCCCCGGTCGCCACCGCGGTCGGCGCCGGTGTCGCCCTGGTCGGCAAGTGCGACATCAAGCTCGAGGACCGCCGCAAGGCCGGCACGACGGTGGACACCGAGCAGGCGTAG